The DNA window GCCTATTTCACTGCGCCTCTGACTGTGCCGCTGTGGCCTGACCGGCTCTgtattgtctttttgttctgaAACCATAACACAAtgcactgtgaaaaaaaattccgTGAAGCAGCAAGGCTGTGAAAACTCTGTtatagcgagggattactaaAATATTTCCTGTCTGTCACTCGGACACTGCCATGGATAaacacatatatgtatatactttGGACATGCTCAGCACACCGATGATCCCTCAGGGCACAATTAGGTTGGGAATCATTAACAGAGGCTGTTATGTTGTTTCGTGGTTGTGATGTCAGCTACCAAGACAGATCTCCGTTTGCTGCTGGAATGTGTCAAGTTCCAGATGGACTGTCCAGAACAGCAAAAGACAGCCCTTGTCTCTATCAACTCCATATGTGAGAAAAAAGGTAACAATTAACCATCATGTGATAATTTACAAATACTTTTCCCTGCTTTTGAGGTGAGGCAATAAATCATTCTTGGTTAAACCTGACAAATCATGAAACATACAAAAAGTCTGctcttatttgttgttttatcagttTAGTTGGTTTTATCTTCTACAATGTGGCTTGGTTTACATTATTTATGTTTAAATGACTATGGTCATTCCcgttgttaaaaaaactccTGTTGCCACATTCCTTCTTAGTTAGTGTTTCACATTGAGCATGTATGATTTCAGAGCACAATGTGGACTTGCTGAGAGAAATGGGAGGAGTGATGTTTGTGTGCAATCTCTTCAAATCCGATGTGGTTCATCCAAATGTGAAGCAGACTGCGCTCTTTACACTCAGCACATTAGCAGAAGCCAATGGTACGTACTAAGTGCTCAATAATTTACAGTGGCATAATTTTAATTAGATGGTGTTGTATGAAGATGCTCACTGCATCCACTAAGATGAAACAACAGAAATACGATTGAACAACATACAGTACAAATCCCATTCATGTGTTTCGCCCCTTGAAGTGTACTGCAAGAATAATCTGTGCCAAAGGGAGATGTTTCTGGACCTCTGCGCATatatgaaggaaaaaaatacctcACTCAAGGAGAAGAGTGTCTCCGTCTATTTACTGTCCGTGTTGGTAGCCAACAACAGTAAGACCAAAGCTGCTCACACAATttagaaaaaaggaaatacataAATGTCGACTAAACCTCATCAAAACTATTCTATTTCCAGAGGCAGGGCAGACTTTAGCCCAGACCACTGGCTGCATAGATACTCTGCTGAACCTCTTCAGGTCAGTGCAAATGAATCAGTGTTGTACTTGCACAGAAATCAAGCAACATTTTTTAcgtaaatgtttgtgtgtgtatcacTTTAGGAACATGTTCCCTGAATCTACCGCCGACCCTGATCACGCTTGTCTATGGGTATTAGTGTCAAATGCTCTCTGTGGGTGTGTCAATAACCCTCAAAATGGTATCCAATGAAATtattgccattgctaattattGCCATGACGTTTGATTGAAGAGTTCTGCCAACTTTATGTTTTCCAGAGGAGGCTCAACAAGTCTGTGTGTCATCCTTtccccaaataaaaatgtggctTCGGCAGATTCCGTTGCCTGGCTTCGAGGTGTTTCGATACCTTTGCTTCTTCATAGCGATGACAGTTTCCAACAACGGTAAATCACGTCACCAATCTAAGCTGTCAAATTAAACCACCGTATGTTATCCAACATGTACGCGAATAATGTTTCCAGAAGGCGTTCAAAGGAACTTTGCTGCCACCGGGCTCTTAGAAATCCTTATTTCCATGCTAATCCGTCTGGCGTCTGAATCTGACACAAACCTGTCATCTCACCAGCTTCTAATAATCATAATCAAGACTGTGTCTGCTTGTATCGATAACAACGGTGAGGATGAACCTACCTAATAGCATTTTGCCATTGAtaataacatttcatttgcttCTTATTCCCATGCAGCAAACCTGTCTGCAGGTTTGGCCTGCTATAGTGTCGTGGTTCATCTTGTTACCCTGCTGACTTGCCCACACCTCAACTGTGAGGACAGACTGGCAGTGGTCATTTTGCTGGGCCATTTCACTGAAGCCTCTGGTGAGAACTTAAGTGGACGTGGAAACAATGGAGTTTGGTAAAACATGATGGAGTAGCCTGTTTTCTTCGCATGTCTACAGAGGAACACCAGTCCCAACTGGTGCAGTGTGGAGGCCTTCCGCTCATCATCACGCTGCTCGCTGAAGATGCAGACAAGGAGGTCCGGAAGTTTGCAACGTTCATATTGCAGACCTGCAAACAGGCTAGTAAGTCCTGTGGCATGAAAACAGCTTCATCAAACGAGATCTTAACAAAAGAATTGGTTGTTGATTTGTGGAATCTGTTTGTCTGTCTATGAAGTTACATCATTGGGAATCCCTGGTCCAAAGCAAGAGGAAGATGAGAAGCTTGACACAGAAGCCGCTGAAGAGTCTGGTCCAGTTTCTTTTCCTGCAACCTCACAGCTGTTGCAAGAAGGTTGCCAGTCACTCAACCCCAAGACTCTTAGTGTCCTTAAAATGCTAGGTTCCTCTAAGGTAGCGAACACGACggagaaaaaagaagcagGAGGCAGATGCGTCAAGAGTGCAAAACCATGTGCTGGGAAAGATAGGGCGGAAAGCAGCAGGCGAAATGTGTCATGTTCATTATGTAATGGTACTGGATTCCTCAACCAGTTCCAAGGACAGCCGCGAGAGGATGGCCGAGATACACATGCAAAAGACAGGTGGGGGATGTCTTGCATTTGACAGGGAGTCCTCTGATCATGACAAAAttccaaatgtgtgtgtctgaatcTGCTGCACACTGTCATAATTACTGATACTGTAGTGatgttatatttacgtatatgAAAACATAATAAGATACGTCGCCTAGATGAAGATTGTTCTAATTCTAAATCGATGACTCCCTGTAATTCACACCTCAATTAGATATACTTGCACAATCCAGGTATATCCAATACAAAATGAAGAattctcattttcttcagttatttaatgtctttgttttttataaGGCCGCCATTGAACTCTCCAGAGCAAGATCTAGTACCCAGAGTTATTAAATTCAGTGATGCAAAAAGTAAGCCATAGAGAATTAAATACATATGTCTCAAGTATCTACaccatttttcatgtttttaaatgttgcgTTGTTCAGAGTTGCAGGACAGCGACATATTTAAGGAGAGAAGACAAAAGGAAGAATCCCGCAACAATGAAAGATGCGCAggtaagaaaacaaacagcgTGTGCCACAAAACCATTGATGTGTTATCTTCATAATAAACAAGATCATAATTTCCCTTCTTGTTTTACTGACTTTGTTTCACCCCCTCAGTTTGCGTAATACCTTTCGAGAGAGTGACCAGTCGCACTTTTGCATACGTCCTGGAATCCTGTCGTCAGATGTGCGAAATCCACAAGGTCCTTCTCGAGGCGACAGAGCGCTTCAAGGCTCCCCACCGCCGCTCTCTGTTGAAGGGAGAGAACGTAGTGGTGGACCCGACCAACAAGGAACCTGAGAGGGACTCGGTGAGAACGCCTCAGAGAACCCTCGCAAGACCCAGGATTCCgtgtttgaatttaaaaagtaaGTCTTTCCTCAACTCCTCGGGTGTCCAAAACTGcccttaatttaaaaaaaaaaaagaaatgtgtgcaGTGTTTACTTGAAGTTTGTTGTGACATGCTCACTAATCGGACCTTGGCATGGAGTTGAAAGTGGAGCAAACCACTTTTTGCGACTGAAATAAAACCATCtatatcaggggtgtcaaactagtttttttcgcgggccgcattgtagtcatagcttctttcggagggccattatgactgtcaacccaaataaatgtatgaacacttcatataatatacagtaaaagctacaaaacaaactgacaaataacttgttttcaaatcagacgagtaagaactggtcaaatattaaaaaaaaaagatatgattaaaagtgaagataatttgcaattctagtaatgacacgaatttgatgcacaatttgtcttcgcgggccacataaaatgatgtggcgggccgtatctggcccccgggccttgagtttgacacctgtgatctatATTCACCGttactattttatttgttaaatatttcatttgtgtatttgtgtaaCTAGAAAACAAATCTAATATATTGGAATAGTAGTTGTCTGGGAAGCCccacccactttttttttttccgaaatGGCGTTGCAGCCTgtgtcaaacattttattgggATAACATGACATAAGGACAACATGCAAACGCCACAAAGTTAAGATGCAAAGCCAAAATATCCTAACTGTAAGGCAAATGTGGTAACCGCTTTCAGTTTTGTcatgctatttttttcttttatcattTATCAACATCAAAATTATTCCTCCATCCAGATGTCATCCTGACTCCCATCCATAAAGGAGCACAGCAAAAACTCCCTAAAAGAATTATAAAGTTGTACAATGGTAAGAAtgtcagttttgttttctctctatttGACATCTAATCGTGCCACTTGAGAGGAAGAAATGAGAATTGTGTCGTTTCAGTGTTATAAATCAAGTTTAAGACTGTCCTATTTCTCGCTCTAGAAAAGTGAAGCCACAGGATGCTGCTGACTGTGTGAGAGCTCCTGGACCAAATATCTTGACCCTTTCATCACTTTCGACCTATACTGTTTTGCTACACAATCTTCAACACTGCAGTTTAAATGTGCTCTTGTATGCTGAGTTATTCGACAGCACGTACAAACTAGTTCAGATGAACCCTTAAGCATGTGTTGTAATCGTTAATGGTGTATTTGTTGGCATTTATTAATTCAAATGGTATATGTTTAAGCATTGTCGTGTCTGGTTCCATGTAACATAAAGTTTTGATTGTCGCTGTCAGCTCGCTACTCATTTAAGTATATTCTTACTGTTGGCTCCAGGTACtgtggtttcctcccacattctggaaaaaaaggatgttAGGCTGATTAACTTTCAACTAGGTGTGAATGAAACATACAATACATGTCCAATAGTTAGTTGTCCATTTGTGCTCAGAGATTGAAATTAGGGACCAATCTGGGATAAATATAGTTGGAAATAGATAGCTGGTATGTGACAGCTAGCAGCAATTGTTCTCATTCTAACAGACTTTGGACTTTTTGCGCAACCATTAAGGTAAAtttatacatgtttttttgttaaggCCTGATGAGACAAGCCTTAagtcaaaacaacattaaattgCTGAatcagagagagagcgagagagagacactCCCAGCAATTGTCGTGTCATTTTCCGTTTGACTGGCTGCAACAGGATATATGAAGGAAGGATGTTTAAATCAAGCCTTCCTGCAGCAGGCTCTGAATAAAGATAGTTCTCTCAGCCCTTTTTACACAAGTGGAACAATTTTAAGAAGGGGTCTTCTGAATGACAAAGATGCAATCGATGCAGATTAGGCAATTTAAATGACAtgtataaaatacaaatacatacatacatacatacatagtaaataaataagtctTCTAAATAAGTCTTCTGCGCTCAGTGACTGTCGTGCTTTCAATTGCGCTATGTTTCAGGCTTTTACAAGCTTCACGATTGTCTCACCATAGGTGAATGATACTATATAATGTTGCATTGCGACTTAGTATGGAACGTGCATGCTCCCTCGGGGCGGAACCTCATCTGTGTTGAAGTTAATTTAGCACCATAGACAGCAATTTGGAAGGCAAACACAGCATATACAAGGAATTCTTGTAACCGTTCTCAGTGTGAGGCATCAAGACTGCAAAGGTAACTTTACATCTTACCCTTGCAAACCGAACTTTTCAGCTTTCATCCGATTCTTGCTTTGTTAGAAGAGATGTGCTGTAAATGTAAGGCTAATATTTTCTGTtggaaatatgaaatattgctCTTTTATTGCAGATGGCATTTGCTCTTCGCTTAACAGTTCTCCTCTGTGGGATCAGTGGACTGTTGACTGGAGTCGTAAGTCAAAATCTCAATCACTGACTTAAATTAACGTTCAGTATTGTGTTTTATGCATTTTAGGGCCGCAACTATTAATTATTTGACAAATGGATTGCTGTCGATTAATCTATTccttaaaaagaaattatgttttttatgttttaatatccatccttttattcaaaaataGGGCCATATGGCAAATTAATGTCAATTAAAGGAtggatttgaattttaatctccaaaaataaatttgaatcttcattctttgattaaaaaacagTACATTGTGACAAAGTACAAATGTACAAACAAAATTTTTACGAGTCCATTACTAGTTTGGTTCCTTTTAGTTATCATTTGGTTATCAAAAACAGTATCGATTCATTTGATaatcaattaccgtattttccgccctaaaaggcgcacctaaaaacctaaaattttctcaaaagccgacagtgcgccttataggccagtgcgccttatatatggatcaactgatgaatttgttgatccatactggttgtacacagtgctctgccaaaatgtttcagtacgttttagtacgactaataaattacaaggtcgcatcgcttcccagcattacggcaactgtagtcagggggcgtcaccgaatagctgttgtacccgcgaggctatttcctgtcaaaataggctgctctgttaatgtttcgagtaaatctacggatcgatatggaagggaaacataggtaagtagtaccaatgcgttagatcgaactttagtcagttccgatcattttataggagatcgtttgagaaacgcgattgtttacactttgctgaggctcatgggagattgcgaggtgaggctcgtgagactttgcggatggctaatgctattgcgatagctgctatacgtaccaggctatttcatgtcaaaataggctgctctgttaatgtttcgagtaaatctacggatcgatatggaagggaaacataggtaagtagtaccaatgcgttagatcgaactttagtcagttccgatcattttataggagatcgtttgagaaacgcgattgtttacactttgctgaggctcatgggagattgcgaggtgaggctcgtgagactttgcggatggctaatgctattgcgatagctgctatacgtaccaggctatttcatgtcaaaataggctgctctgttaatgtttcgagtaaatctacggatcgatatggaagggaaacataggtaagtagtaccaatgcgttggatcgaactttagtcagttccgatcattttataggagatcgtttgagaaacgcgattgtttacactttgctgaggctcatgggagattgcgaggtgaggctcgtgagactttgcggatggctaatgctattgcgatagctgctatacgtaccaggctatttcatgtcaaaataggctgctctgttaatgtttcgagtaaatctacggatcgatatggaagggaaacataggtaagtagtaccaatgcgttggatcgaactttagtcagttccgatcattttataggagatcgtttgagaaacgcgattgtttacacttcgctgaggctcgtgagactttgcggatggctaatgctattgcgatagctgctatacgtaccaggctatttcatgtcaaaataggctgctctgttaatgtttcgagtaaatctacggatcgatatggaagggaaacataggtaagtagtaccaatgcgttagatcgaactttagtcagttctgatcattttataggagatcgtttgagaaacgcgattgtttatagagggctcgttggttattggctagtggatgcataccgcaaccctagtcaacctcagtttgatgcagtatagcttctattttatgcgccttataagccggtgcgccttatatatggacaaagttttaaaatgggccgttcattgaaggtgcgccttataacccggtgcgccttttagggcggaaaatacggtactatttGTCAATTAGTTGGTCAATCAATTTCTTCCAAAATGACTGTCTTCATTTGTGCCACTGTTCTGCAGTCTGACTTTACCAAGGTGCTTTTGTTCTTCTTCACAGTGGTCATTCCCAAAGTTTAGAAGCAAAGGTTAGCAGTGCAAGCCCAATATTTGATAATTTCTCAATATCCCCTAAAACAACAATTGTTTTACAGCTAATGACTGCCCCAAAGGCTGGACTCAGTTGGACTGTCACTGTTACATCTATCAAGATGATGAGAGGACCTTTGCAGATGCAGAGGTACgtcaaaaaagtatttgttaTGGAGTTGCCAACCCGCAATGAGTAATCCATTTAGCTGTCGCGCTCAAAATAACAGGGACAAGTGAATACAAAGTTTTTTGTTCATCAGAGTGTCTGCAACATTCTCAGTGGCAATCTTGTTTCCATCCACAACGCCCTGGAGAATGCCTTTGTTCTGGAACTGATTCGAGCGGGCGGTAACAATGACTTTGCTTGGATTGGACTCACTGATGCAATTGAGGTGAAACAATCATCAGTGTTTATTACCAGAAAGAATAATGGTGCCTtcctatttttgtttatttcagctCATCCATTATCACCGTTCATTACAGTTACATTTCATGCACTGTTTTCACCTGACTTGACAAAATGGGAAACAGGTTGAAGAAATTCTGGTTACAGAGAAGGACGTCCAGGTTCCGCAGGCTGGGGCAGCCCCAGAAGTAGAaccaattaccgtaattttcggactataagtcgcaccggagtataaatcgcaccagccataaaatgcccaaaaaagtgaaaaaaatccatatatatgtatataaatcgctcctgagtataagtcgcccccccacccaaactatgaaaaaaaaacgcgacttatagtccgaaaattacggtatctaCAAACTGCTCTTATCCCTGCTCTCTACAGAAACTAGCCAGCCACCAATTAAGCAAGAATAATCTGCTAAACCTTTCATCATTGGTTAGCTTCAATATCGGGTGCTCTGGCTCCAGGAAAACACATTGCTGTGGCTGGATTCTGGAGCTTAATGTGCAAGTGATGGGTTCACCTAACCCTAAGGTGCTCTCGAGAGCCTGTAGGCCGAGGTGGATTGTTACGGCTACGTGTCTTAACAAGCTGCTTGCCGTTAGCAAGCCGCtgcttcaaaaataaaaataacagcctcaaaaaaagaaaaacattgggCGAGGGGAAGTGGGGAAAAGAATGTTGCTCGCCTTTCCAGCACCTCTGTGACCCGGAAACGGAAGTACCAAAATGTGTCGGGTGGTGATGTCAATTGAAAAACCAAACAGAAGATGTAAATGCTCTGTGGTTGTCTTTACGTGGGACTTGGTATTCCAGGAAGATGACTTCATATGGACTGACGGCTCAAAGCAGGATTTCCTTAACTTTGATAATAATGGAGAGTCCAGTGCCGCTGGTAACTGTGTTGCGATCGATGAGGATGGTAAGtaaatgtcagaaaatgtGATCAAAATCAATGATTCaagtttttttctccaaatagAATGCTGTTAAACTTGAATTTCTTACTTCTTGCAGATGGACTTTGGTATGATGAAGACTGCACAGATGACGAGCCGTTTGTTTGCATTAGAGAGTTGTTCTCATTAATACATCATTAACTTATGAGATTTACTGATGACTCATTGAGATCATTGAGATAATATAGTATCAAAACTTGATGACTCTTTTTCTGGGTTTACTGTCTCAACAACGCTCAATTTCTATTGACAGCAGATTTGGAACGTCAAAGAGCATCTCGGGTAAATAAAGGGATGTGTCTGCATAAAGGTTTCGGTCTTTTTTTCTACTCTCCATTGCAACCCTTCTGAGTCCATTGCTGAAAACCTTGAGATTAAAGAAAGGTGTCACAACAATGCATGGTCATTCGATACCATGAATCCAAGAACTATTAATTGCCACTCCAGTTGAGTCCAATCACCTTCACCCTGCCTCATAAAAGCGTAGCGTGGTACTAGTCAGTTTAACGATCATACCGCAAGTCACTAGTCATGCTGAAACACATTCAAGATGACTATGTTatgacaaacaaacatcaaaaGCAAACCCACTGTTAAACAGTGGCTGTTTGGTACCTCCGTGACGTCAGTGTTACTCAACATGTCATTAAGAGTAAGATGAAGTTAATTGTTCATTCTGGACGTGGGTGTGTCATTAAGAGTAAGTACGTACAAGTAAATTGttcattcatcagttgatTAGAGGCTGTCAGCATGTCCTTAAAATACTTTCTCCACGGTTTGGTGTATGTGTTGGGAAACCCCAACTGGCTGTGCTGGGGGACAGACAGTACACCCCTGGTGGCATAGAGACACCTGGCCTTTTTTGACATGTCGCTCAAGAGTAACATCAAGCATGAAAACGTCGCATTGTTGCTAAAAGATACCTGGTGCATTCATGTGATGTCGTCGCACTCAAACAGATAAAACggcaattatttttaattgcgaGCTGTCACTTGGTCTTGCTATGTGCTGCGAGCCAAAGTCATGAGCAGATCAGatgttgaaaagaaatgaagaaaaaaacaaacaatcagCAGTTGTAGGGGAATGAGATTTACGGTTAGAGTTTCAAATTGGGAATTAAAACTAGGCTCTAAGTCTTAATGTATGATTTCAAAATCGGGTCGAAT is part of the Syngnathus acus chromosome 6, fSynAcu1.2, whole genome shotgun sequence genome and encodes:
- the LOC119123938 gene encoding galactose-specific lectin nattectin-like isoform X2, producing MAFALRLTVLLCGISGLLTGVWSFPKFRSKANDCPKGWTQLDCHCYIYQDDERTFADAESVCNILSGNLVSIHNALENAFVLELIRAGGNNDFAWIGLTDAIEEDDFIWTDGSKQDFLNFDNNGESSAAGNCVAIDEDDGLWYDEDCTDDEPFVCIRELFSLIHH
- the LOC119123938 gene encoding galactose-specific lectin nattectin-like isoform X3, yielding MAFALRLTVLLCGISGLLTGVWSFPKFRSTANDCPKGWTQLDCHCYIYQDDERTFADAESVCNILSGNLVSIHNALENAFVLELIRAGGNNDFAWIGLTDAIEEDDFIWTDGSKQDFLNFDNNGESSAAGNCVAIDEDDGLWYDEDCTDDEPFVCIRELFSLIHH
- the terb1 gene encoding telomere repeats-binding bouquet formation protein 1 isoform X2; the protein is MVNILIYFMSWQVMHHLGVETTETAQKNTDDAVIYTSSRNTTKTDLRLLLECVKFQMDCPEQQKTALVSINSICEKKEHNVDLLREMGGVMFVCNLFKSDVVHPNVKQTALFTLSTLAEANVYCKNNLCQREMFLDLCAYMKEKNTSLKEKSVSVYLLSVLVANNKAGQTLAQTTGCIDTLLNLFRNMFPESTADPDHACLWVLVSNALCGCVNNPQNEEAQQVCVSSFPQIKMWLRQIPLPGFEVFRYLCFFIAMTVSNNGVQRNFAATGLLEILISMLIRLASESDTNLSSHQLLIIIIKTVSACIDNNANLSAGLACYSVVVHLVTLLTCPHLNCEDRLAVVILLGHFTEASEEHQSQLVQCGGLPLIITLLAEDADKEVRKFATFILQTCKQAITSLGIPGPKQEEDEKLDTEAAEESGPVSFPATSQLLQEGCQSLNPKTLSVLKMLGSSKVANTTEKKEAGGRCVKSAKPCAGKDRAESSRRNVSCSLCNGTGFLNQFQGQPREDGRDTHAKDRPPLNSPEQDLVPRVIKFSDAKKLQDSDIFKERRQKEESRNNERCAVCVIPFERVTSRTFAYVLESCRQMCEIHKVLLEATERFKAPHRRSLLKGENVVVDPTNKEPERDSVRTPQRTLARPRIPCLNLKNVILTPIHKGAQQKLPKRIIKLYNEK
- the terb1 gene encoding telomere repeats-binding bouquet formation protein 1 isoform X1 — encoded protein: MVNILIYFMSWQVMHHLGVETTETAQKNTDDAVIYTSSRNTTKTDLRLLLECVKFQMDCPEQQKTALVSINSICEKKEHNVDLLREMGGVMFVCNLFKSDVVHPNVKQTALFTLSTLAEANVYCKNNLCQREMFLDLCAYMKEKNTSLKEKSVSVYLLSVLVANNKAGQTLAQTTGCIDTLLNLFRNMFPESTADPDHACLWVLVSNALCGCVNNPQNEEAQQVCVSSFPQIKMWLRQIPLPGFEVFRYLCFFIAMTVSNNEGVQRNFAATGLLEILISMLIRLASESDTNLSSHQLLIIIIKTVSACIDNNANLSAGLACYSVVVHLVTLLTCPHLNCEDRLAVVILLGHFTEASEEHQSQLVQCGGLPLIITLLAEDADKEVRKFATFILQTCKQAITSLGIPGPKQEEDEKLDTEAAEESGPVSFPATSQLLQEGCQSLNPKTLSVLKMLGSSKVANTTEKKEAGGRCVKSAKPCAGKDRAESSRRNVSCSLCNGTGFLNQFQGQPREDGRDTHAKDRPPLNSPEQDLVPRVIKFSDAKKLQDSDIFKERRQKEESRNNERCAVCVIPFERVTSRTFAYVLESCRQMCEIHKVLLEATERFKAPHRRSLLKGENVVVDPTNKEPERDSVRTPQRTLARPRIPCLNLKNVILTPIHKGAQQKLPKRIIKLYNEK
- the terb1 gene encoding telomere repeats-binding bouquet formation protein 1 isoform X4, which codes for MVNILIYFMSWQVMHHLGVETTETAQKNTDDAVIYTSSRNTTKTDLRLLLECVKFQMDCPEQQKTALVSINSICEKKEHNVDLLREMGGVMFVCNLFKSDVVHPNVKQTALFTLSTLAEANVYCKNNLCQREMFLDLCAYMKEKNTSLKEKSVSVYLLSVLVANNKAGQTLAQTTGCIDTLLNLFRNMFPESTADPDHACLWVLVSNALCGCVNNPQNEEAQQVCVSSFPQIKMWLRQIPLPGFEVFRYLCFFIAMTVSNNEGVQRNFAATGLLEILISMLIRLASESDTNLSSHQLLIIIIKTVSACIDNNANLSAGLACYSVVVHLVTLLTCPHLNCEDRLAVVILLGHFTEASEEHQSQLVQCGGLPLIITLLAEDADKEVRKFATFILQTCKQAITSLGIPGPKQEEDEKLDTEAAEESGPVSFPATSQLLQEGCQSLNPKTLSVLKMLGSSKVANTTEKKEAGGRCVKSAKPCAGKDRAESSRRNVSCSLCNGTGFLNQFQGQPREDGRDTHAKDRPPLNSPEQDLVPRVIKFSDAKKLQDSDIFKERRQKEESRNNERCAVCVIPFERVTSRTFAYVLESCRQMCEIHKVLLEATERFKAPHRRSLLKGENVVVDPTNKEPERDSVRTPQRTLARPRIPCLNLKKK
- the terb1 gene encoding telomere repeats-binding bouquet formation protein 1 isoform X3, producing MHHLGVETTETAQKNTDDAVIYTSSRNTTKTDLRLLLECVKFQMDCPEQQKTALVSINSICEKKEHNVDLLREMGGVMFVCNLFKSDVVHPNVKQTALFTLSTLAEANVYCKNNLCQREMFLDLCAYMKEKNTSLKEKSVSVYLLSVLVANNKAGQTLAQTTGCIDTLLNLFRNMFPESTADPDHACLWVLVSNALCGCVNNPQNEEAQQVCVSSFPQIKMWLRQIPLPGFEVFRYLCFFIAMTVSNNEGVQRNFAATGLLEILISMLIRLASESDTNLSSHQLLIIIIKTVSACIDNNANLSAGLACYSVVVHLVTLLTCPHLNCEDRLAVVILLGHFTEASEEHQSQLVQCGGLPLIITLLAEDADKEVRKFATFILQTCKQAITSLGIPGPKQEEDEKLDTEAAEESGPVSFPATSQLLQEGCQSLNPKTLSVLKMLGSSKVANTTEKKEAGGRCVKSAKPCAGKDRAESSRRNVSCSLCNGTGFLNQFQGQPREDGRDTHAKDRPPLNSPEQDLVPRVIKFSDAKKLQDSDIFKERRQKEESRNNERCAVCVIPFERVTSRTFAYVLESCRQMCEIHKVLLEATERFKAPHRRSLLKGENVVVDPTNKEPERDSVRTPQRTLARPRIPCLNLKNVILTPIHKGAQQKLPKRIIKLYNEK